A window of Tripterygium wilfordii isolate XIE 37 chromosome 7, ASM1340144v1, whole genome shotgun sequence contains these coding sequences:
- the LOC120002139 gene encoding auxin-responsive protein SAUR21-like → MGIRILPEMVFHAKHVIQRTSKRQFWHQRSKSSADVPKGHFAVYVGEEEKKRFVVPIAYLKHPLFQQLLSQAEEEFGFEYHPMGGLTIPCPEHEFLDLTSRLS, encoded by the coding sequence ATGGGTATTCGGATTTTGCCGGAGATGGTGTTTCATGCCAAACATGTTATTCAAAGAACATCTAAACGCCAATTTTGGCATCAGAGATCGAAGAGTTCTGCGGACGTCCCAAAAGGGCATTTTGCAGTGTACgttggagaggaagagaagaagagatttgTGGTGCCAATAGCATACTTGAAGCATCCTCTGTTTCAACAACTGCTGAGTCAAGCTGAAGAAGAGTTTGGTTTTGAATATCATCCAATGGGAGGCCTCACCATTCCTTGTCCAGAACATGAGTTTCTTGATCTCACTTCTCGTTTGAGTTGA
- the LOC120002140 gene encoding auxin-induced protein 15A-like yields the protein MGIQLMGLAHAKQKLQRSLSAKIANVLASSSAANVPRGHIAVYVGERYRTRFVIPISYLNHPLFQQLLNRAEEEFGFDHPMGGLTIPCSEDYFINLTSALSCS from the coding sequence ATGGGTATTCAACTGATGGGATTAGCTCATGCAAAGCAAAAGCTCCAGCGATCTCTTTCTGCGAAAATAGCAAATGTATTGGCAAGTAGTTCTGCTGCTAATGTTCCTAGAGGCCACATTGCAGTCTATGTTGGAGAGAGATACAGGACGAGATTTGTGATTCCAATTTCTTACTTGAACCATCCTCTATTCCAACAACTACTGAATCGCGCCGAGGAAGAGTTTGGATTCGATCATCCGATGGGCGGTCTGACAATTCCTTGCAGTGAAGACTACTTCATCAATCTCACTTCAGCTTTGAGCTGCTCGTAG